The Acidimicrobiales bacterium DNA segment CCCAGCGCCCGATCTCGGCGCGAACCCAGTCTTCGTCGTGAACAGCCGCTGCCTCGGATACCAGCTCGGCGATTTCGGCGATCTCGTCGTCGGACAGAGCTGTGCAGTCCTTAGTGTCGACCTCGTTGGCCATGTGGAACCAGTCCCCCAGGGAATGCGATGTTCAGATGCCAGCCCGGCCACGCCATAGCGACGCGGCCACAAGGCCGATCATTCTAGCGCTGCCAGCCCTAGAGGTAGACGCCGGGGCCTTCTGGTCTTGCGCCCGGCTGTTGTGGCCCCCGAACACCCTGGGGCAGGGCCGGCTGGCGCATCTGGTCGAGCTGCTGGCGCGCAGCCATCTGCTGGGCGAACAGCGCCGCCTGGATGCCGTGGAACAGGCCTTCGAGCCAGCCGACCAGCTGTGCCTGGGCGATTCGCAGCTCGGCCTCGGTCGGGATGTCTCCCTGCTCGAACGGATCGGTCAGGCGGTCGAGCTCTTCTCGCAGGTCGGGCGACAGAGCAGCCGAGAGCTCTCGGATAGAGGTGTCGTACACCTGCGCCAGCCGCTCGCGCCCGGCCTCGTCAAGCGGCGCCTGTCTGACCTCTTCGAGAAGCTGCTTGATCATCGCCCCGATCCGCATGACCTTCGCTGGCTCGGATATCGACTCGAGCTGTTCCTCGACATCGTCTTGCGGCTGGTCGTGGTCGGTAGGAACGACCTCGGGTATCTCGGCGTCGGTCATGTTCGCAATGTAGCGACTCGGGCGCCGGCTATGCGCTGAGTCAGACCGCGGCCCGGCCGTTCAGGCTGTCGACGTTCACCCTCCGTCGGCGACTGTGGCCACCAATGGAACCAGCATCTCGGCGCTGGTGAGGCCTCCGTGGCGGCCGATCAACTCGATGTTTCCGCTGTCGGCCGGGTCGTCGAAAGCGACCGGTTCGCACGCCACCAAGGCCACGTCCCCGAACCTCCGCCGAGCGTGCGAGGCGACTCGTGGCCCGAACCAGTTCTCGTCGATCACCTGCTCGACCGGGGCAACCCACGCCAACTCTGAGTAGAGGTCGTTGCACATGTCGGCCAAGTCGGCGGCCCGTCCAGGACGAGCGTGAAGCCACCTGAAGCGTGCCTCGCCCGATTGAAAGCTCGTGGCCGCCAGAACTTCGGGGGCGAGAGCGACGTTGTTGTCGCCCACATACATCTGGCCGTGGTCGGCGGTGACCACGACGGCGGTGCCCGGTGCGGCAGCGTCGATGACGGAGGCCACGAGGTGATCGGCGAAGGCCATCTCGTCCAGATACGCACGGCCAAGACCCTCGAAGTGAGCAACCTTGTCGATGCCGTCGTAGTACGCGTAGACAAACGGTGCCCCAGCGGCCGTCAACTCGGCCACACGCGACACGATCGAGGACGGCACCGCCCAAGGACACCACCGAGCACCACGCAGGTGGGCGTCGGTGAAGCCGGTCCACTCGAACTCGGCTTTGGTCACCACCGGAACCGACATGCCCATGAACGGACGCACCGGCTGGAACTCTTCTGCAGGAACCCTGCGGCGGGCATCTCCGCCTTCGTCGTGGCGCCACCTCAAAGCGTTCAGGACGGTGCCCGAGTCTGCGATCCGATACCCGATCACCCCGTGCTCGCCGGGGGCCGTGCCCGTGGTGATCGATGTCAAAGCCGCGGCCGTGGTGCTGGGGCACACGGTCGTGATGGGTCCGCCCACCATCGCCGAAACGGTCGGCATGACATCGGCGTGTGAGCGCAGCTGCTGCCACCCCAGCCCGTCCAGAACCAGCAGCACACATCGCTTGGCGTCCCATGCCGGCTGGGGCAGCCACTGGGGCCGGACGGGAGGGCGCCCCAACAATGTGGGAACTATCTCCGAAACGCACGCGGCGCCATAGTCGGGAAGTGTCGGGGCTTGGGCTGGCATCGACCAAGTGAACCACGGGTGACGCCAATGGGTACGATAAAGCCCCATGTCGGTGTCGACCCGCGGCGACTATGCCTGTCGTGCCTTGCTTTCACTCGCTCTCCACGAGACCGGGTGCCCGACGTCGGTGCGCGACATCGCGGAGCGAACCGACCTCCCCCAGCCATACCTCGAGCAGATCCTGCTGTCGCTGAAGGGGGCGGGGCTGGTCCGCTCGAAGCGCGGAGTCGGCGGCGGATACCTGCTGGCCCGCGACCCGGCCGACATAACCATCGGCGCCATCGTCAGCGCTGTCGACGGCCCCATCGGCCTGGGCGATTTCGGATTGCCCCACCAGGACGGCGCTTGCAACCACGAGGGTCAGTGTGTGTTGCTGGCGGTGTGGTCCGAGACCGGCAAGGCCATGAGAAGCATGCTCGACTCTTACACGCTGGCCGACGTGGCCGAGATGGCTCGAGGCCAAAGGGCGTGGCCTGCCTGAGGGCCCTCAGCCCTGATCGGTGCTGCGCAGCCTCAACCGGGCCAGCACGGCCACCATGTCGGCAGGCAGGGGTGAATCGAACCTCACCACATCGCCCGACGACGGGTGCTCGAACGCCAGCGACGCCGCGTGCAGCATCACGCGCCCGGCCCCGAAC contains these protein-coding regions:
- a CDS encoding bacterial proteasome activator family protein, which gives rise to MTDAEIPEVVPTDHDQPQDDVEEQLESISEPAKVMRIGAMIKQLLEEVRQAPLDEAGRERLAQVYDTSIRELSAALSPDLREELDRLTDPFEQGDIPTEAELRIAQAQLVGWLEGLFHGIQAALFAQQMAARQQLDQMRQPALPQGVRGPQQPGARPEGPGVYL
- a CDS encoding Rrf2 family transcriptional regulator, which encodes MSVSTRGDYACRALLSLALHETGCPTSVRDIAERTDLPQPYLEQILLSLKGAGLVRSKRGVGGGYLLARDPADITIGAIVSAVDGPIGLGDFGLPHQDGACNHEGQCVLLAVWSETGKAMRSMLDSYTLADVAEMARGQRAWPA
- a CDS encoding alkaline phosphatase family protein, which encodes MPAQAPTLPDYGAACVSEIVPTLLGRPPVRPQWLPQPAWDAKRCVLLVLDGLGWQQLRSHADVMPTVSAMVGGPITTVCPSTTAAALTSITTGTAPGEHGVIGYRIADSGTVLNALRWRHDEGGDARRRVPAEEFQPVRPFMGMSVPVVTKAEFEWTGFTDAHLRGARWCPWAVPSSIVSRVAELTAAGAPFVYAYYDGIDKVAHFEGLGRAYLDEMAFADHLVASVIDAAAPGTAVVVTADHGQMYVGDNNVALAPEVLAATSFQSGEARFRWLHARPGRAADLADMCNDLYSELAWVAPVEQVIDENWFGPRVASHARRRFGDVALVACEPVAFDDPADSGNIELIGRHGGLTSAEMLVPLVATVADGG